AGAAAAAGGGAGGACAACCCTATTGTCATCGTCCTGTGAAACGCTTTGATTAGCGTTTAATGTTCCTGCCCCTTCCAGAATCAGATAGCAGTAGCAGTTACCGGCTTTGCTTCATTAAAATCAATTAGATCACTTACTGATCAATCTGATCTTCTGCTAAATGCTTTTGGGCATATCTATGAAAAATGCCCTGTTCAACTGCAAACTGATATAAATCTTCATCGATCTCATTAGCAGTAACCATTTTATCAAGAATTTTATATGTTTCAGATAGTTTCTGAGCCTTTTTATATGGTCTAGCGGCCGTAAGTGCTTCAAATACATCTGAAAGAGCCAGGATGCGAGCCTGCAGAGGTATACAATCACCTGTAAGTCCTTCAGGATAACCATCACCATTAAGTTTCTCATGATGCAATTTAGCATATAATGGTGCATTGGAGAGATAGGCAGGAAATTTGATTTGAGAAAGCATTTCTCCGGTAACCACCACGTGTTCGCGAATTATTCTGATATCTTCAGGATTTAATGTTCCTATGCGGATTTTAAGATTAAGATATTCATCGTCATTGATAATGTAATGGCTTTTACCATTGATCAAGTATTTGAACTGATATATTTCCTCAAGAGTTTCAAGGTCTGAATTACTTATAAAATCTCTACCAGGATCAGTTTGAACCAGAAATTTTTCATAATGATCAATTTTCTTCTGTATTTCTTCCAGTTCTTTCTTCCTGTCAGCTTCCGCATAATAAGATTCCAATTGCACAATAGATCTTATATGATCTATCCGCTCCAGTACGAGCTCAATTCTATCTGTGATCTTCTGGAGTTTACTACCTTTATCAAGTATGTGCATGGGAGTGATGATCTTACCCAGATCATGCATCAACCCGGCAATATTGATTTCTTCCAGCTCATCCGGAGTAAATTCAATATCAGCAAATTTGGATTCACCCTCTTGATAATTATTGATCTCACTGGCAAACATTTCTACCAGTTCAGAAACTCTGGCAATATGTCCTGAGAAATGCTTTGATTTCTTATCAATAGCCCAGGCAATCGAAAAAATGAACTGATGAAATGAAGTCTGAATATCCTTGATCAACATCTGATTATTCATCAGAATCGCTGAAAAGGAAGCTAATACTTCCAGATTGCCGATTTCCTCTTCAACAAAGGCAATTTTTTCTCCTTCATCATCAAGAGCATTAACCAGCTGGATCACACCAATTATGCTATTTTTGTGGTCTTTCATGGGAATGGCTACGATTGACCTGGTTCGGTAATTGTTCAGTTTATCATATTTTAAAGTTCCGCTATTATCAAAAATCTCCTGCTCATATACATCTGCAATATTATAACTGCACTTGTGGTGATAGCACAAAGTGGCAAGGTTCGTCAGATTTGGTTCCTCTTCGGTAAATAATGGTATCGGAGGCCAATCAATCTGATCAGCGTTCAAAGATACATTCATTACTGAATTAAAAACTTTTATAAATCTCAATTGTTTTGAATCATCATCGACCATATATATAGTTGCGCCTTCTGCATTACTGTATTCAATTGCAGCATCTAATACGTACCCAAACAGTTTATCGAAATCCCGCTCCTGAGTAAGCATAATGCTGATTTTTTCCAGCATTGCTAATTCTTTTAAATTGGTCCGGTGCTCATTTTGGTTATTTATTGTTTTTACCATCTATTTTCTTCTTTATTGTTTCAAGATAAGTTGCTACCTCTTTAATTAGTTCTCCATCAGGAGCAATTTTATGCAGCAGGGCATAGCTTTGCTCAAAATTTTCTTTGGCAGATTTTATATCTTCCATTTTGAAGAAGCAATCTCCAATACTGAAATAGAGATGTGCAGTAGCGGGATGCTCCTCTCCATAATATTCCCGATAGATTTTCAATGCCTTATTAAGAAATTCAAGCGCTTTTTCCTTTTCAGGAGTATTAATATAAGATCTTCCCAGGTAATCATAAGTTGTGGCTGTTTCAGGATGGTTCTTTCCATAAATTCTCTCTTCAATATCCAATGCTTTATATAAATTTTCCAGTCCCTGTTCATACATTTCCAAACCACTGTAGGCATTACCTATCTGCCGCAGTAGAGGTGCTGCAACCGGCATATCAAGACTATCATTTTCTTCCAGGATTGGCAAAGCCTGCTGGAGATGATCCAGTGCCTGCTGGAACTTATTGTTCTGTAAATAAAAAGCTCCCAGATTACCGTAACACATCACCAGCTTGCCCGGATAATCCTCCTCACATTCCAATAATATCTTCAATGACTTTTCATAATGAGTTAATGCTTCCTCATTATTACCCATATGTAAATATACATTACCCAGATGCATCACACTTATAGCATAATCAAAATGTTTTTCACCTAATTCAATAGACTTGATCAATAATGACTTGCCATGATATTCCAAAGCTCTTTCATATTCTCCTAAAAGACTATAAGCATTACCGGCATTGTTCAAAAGACCAATTATCAATTCAAATTTGGCATCTTTCTCTTCAAATAATGCCAGTGCCTGTAAAGTATATTTCAGTGATTTATGATATTTACCCATGGCATGGTAAACCAATCCCAGGCAATTATAGCTCTGTGCGATCAGAATATCATCAGCTTCCAGCACCGTTTCTTTAATTTTAAGAGATTTCCAGGCAAGTTGCAAAGCCTTCTTCAATCTCATATCCCGATAGGCTACAAAAAAAGCTGCTGCATAATAGGCATAAGCTCCTTTAGGTATTTCTGCCCTTTCATAATGTAATCCCACAATTTCATAATAAGGTTTCATTTCCTGCTTGTTATAGATCTTTTCATAGCTCTCTGCTGCCAGTAGGTTAAGCTGTTTTTTCTTTTCCTCCAGCAGTCGATTATAGGCAGTATCTCTAAATAATATCTGAGCAAATATGAAATGCAATTCCTTTAATCTTATCCAGATGCAATTACTAACCACTTCATCAGCTTCCTGATCAAGATCATGACTTATCATGGTAGATAATATCGGAATATCAAATTCCACCCCCAGAACACTGGCAAAATAAACCAGTTTCCTGATCTGCTCTGTGAGGTTATCAATTCTGGCACCTATAATATCTGAAATCCCAAAAGCAGTGACCATCTCAACGTCTTTTGTCAAATTTCCACTACTATCCAGATAATCCTGCTCCATTAGATAAAGTGTGATCTGCTCCAGAAATAAAGGATTCCCCTGACTTTTTTCTAAAATCAGAGCTGCCGTTTTTGCAGGCAATTCCGGTAATTCGAGAAATTGTAGAACCAGTTCAGTAGATTCATCATCAGACAAGGGATCAAGTCTGATATGATCTCTCCAGGCTCTTTCAAATTTATATTCAATTTCTTTCCCGTCATCAGAATTTCGACAACAGAATAAAATAATGATCCCTCTATTTGCCTCAAGACTAAGAGCCTGAAGGAATTCTAAAGTTTCGCTATCGATCCATTGCCCATCCTCAAGATGGATGATAACATTCCTTTTTTCAGCAAGTTTCATAAATAAGGTAACCAGTGCTTTTCTTTCCTGCAGGGGGCGTGCTGACGGTGGCAGCAGTTCCCAGATCGAGCCCTGCCATCTATAGCCCAGAAGTTGTCCTACTATGGATTCTATTCTGATCATTTCAATATCTTCACCAGACAACTCATGCCATATATCATTAAACCTGTTTTTATTATCTTCCAGTGACAATTTAGGATTGAATTGAAAATATTCTTTTAGAAATTTTATTATTGGAGCATAGGGCTGCCTTAATATGCCATCACATAACAAATAACACCATTCTGCTTCATCTTCATTCAGGCTGCTGCACACTTCTTTCACAAGTCTGCTTTTACCCATTCCCGGTTCTCCGTGGATATAGAGGATTTTAAAACCTTCTTGATCTTTGAGATACTTACACTCTATATCTTTTATGCAATTCAAAATATGGGTTAGCTCATCTCTTCTGCCACAGAATTTACTGGTGCCGGAGTCTTCCAGATGATGTTTTTCTCCATCATATCTATATACAGGCAGATCACTGGCAAATCCTTTCATTTTGATTCTACCCAGATCACTGAAATTGTATCTGTTCAATAATTGTTCAAAAGAAAAAATATCAATCAGAGTCTCACCCAGTTCTGCCTTCATCATTAATCGCGATGCCAGATTGGGAGGATACCCCAGGATTGTATATTCCTGACAGTCAGGAGTTCCTGTGTAACCTGCATATACCCTGCCACTGGATATTCCCAGCTTAATATCTGGTGAGATGCACATTAACTCATTAACAAAGAACATCATTCTATCAAGAGTTTTTTCATATTTACGAGGTGCACCAAATATCAATATACCTAAAAGCCCTTTATCAGAATAATCAAGTTTATTAAAAAATGCATTATATCGTCCTGCCAGCATCTCAATTTGTCCAATAACCTCATTAAGATGTTCAAATTTTATCTTATCAAGATAAATAAAGGCATTAGATATATCACGGATTTCATTTTCTGCCCGGTAATTATGGAGAAATTTATTTAAAAATGAGTTAACTGTCTTCTTGGAATATTTATATTTTCTTTTCTCAGGAGATAATGTCTTAAATTTCTGATCAATGGGTACATTTACGTTATTGATCTTAGTAAAATATTCTGCCCCAATATCCTGAACTGCACCCTCAGAGAAGATCACGTCCTGTTTCAGATCTGCAAAGGAATTACACTCTTCTATTGCACTGCCATAAAAGAAATATTCATTCTGATATTCATTATTTAATATTATCCACTGGAGCTCACCAAAGCTGACACTTAATCTGGCATCTATTCTGAAATCAGCTGCTACTTCCTTGATTATTGGTGCACTTGCCAGGCTGTCCTTGATCACCTGATATACAGATAATATTCTTTCGCCAGTGACCCCATCAAATACTGCCATGAAAGCATCACCAGCAAATCCGGTCACAAATCCACCCTGAGCTTCTACTGCCGTGATAACTGGTGAAAAGGCATCTTCCAGTATCTTGTTTATTACTTCTGCACCCTTTTGTCCCTTTCTGGTCAAGGCTTCTGTGATGCGGGTAAAATCCTTGATATCAAAAAATAAAGCATAACCCTGGAACCGATCCTGATAGACCCCTGTTTCATATTTTTCAAAAATATATTCAGGAACATATTTGATCATAAATCCTCCGATTCTAGTATGAATGAATGTTGTTCATATTCATTTTTTCAGTCAAGCTTATTTTTTACGTTATTACTTTATTTCAGCTATCAAGCAGAATTCCCAGGTAGCTCAAAAAGGATATTGCCTCTGGCAGATCAAACCTGGCTTTTGTTATTATATTACTTCTGGGATCGATCTGATAGCCGGTTGCTTCTCTAAAATCTGATCCTGACAGATCACTGCTGTGAAAGTTAACATCTTCAAATTTCACTCCTTTAAACTTTGCTTTGAGAAGTTTACAACTGATAAAATCACTATTGGAGATTTCAGAGAGGTTAAATGCTGTTCCAGGTATTTCTAATCCTGAAAAATTACATTCCTTGATCAGACACTCCTTAAATCCCATCTCAATTATCAGCTTATCACAATCAATGAAACTTATCCCCAGCAGTTTGGTAGATAAGAATTTCACCTGCTGTAATTTAGCTCCGGTAAATTTGATCAAAGCCAGATTACAATTTTTAAATTCACATTCATCAAATTCTGCCCTGCTGAAATCTGATTCTGTAATATTGAGCCCGGTAAAGCTGCAACAGGTAAATATATTATCCCTTATCTGGGGTCGATTTTCTTCAGTAAATTTCTCATTATAATATTCCTGCACTAAATTTCTCCTATGATAATTTTTCTTCGTGTGTAATACACAAGTATCCTCATTTATGTAAAGTAATTTATCTAATTTACCTTTCAATAAGACTTTCTTTAATCTTGTAGGGGCAGACCCATGTGTCTGCCCTCTTCAACTTAAGCTATAATCTTATCTGCTCCCTGAAATACCTTTTCAGGGCAGACACACAGGTCTGCCCCTTGAAATGTGGTATAATCTTCACAAAATTACCTTGACAATCTGATACATTCATATACCCGATAGTTCGCAGTCTTTAATTTCTGGAGGTATAATGAAATACATTATCACAATCCTGTTTATGTTGAGCGTTATTCTTGTGATGGCTGATGGTGGTGCAAAGGTGGAAGGCAATTCCGAGATTTCTCCTGGAAAACATGAACTGATTGGAGAAGAGAAACTGCTTAAGAAGGAACCTCTTCCCGAGGACGAATCGCAGATTACCGATGATGCAGATTACATTATCTGGGAATCGGAAATTCATCATCTGGACCACAATTTCTATATCAGAAACGGAGAAATACTCAAGATAATGCCGGGTACACAAGTAATCATCACTGGTAATTTTACCATCACCGTTGAGCCCGGGGGCATGATCAAGGCTAATGGAACCTTTGAGCAACCTGTCACATTCGCTGTTGATTATGATAATGACCTTAATTTTGGTGAATCAAATCGCGGAACCAGTCTTGAATACTGGCAGGGTTTCAAATTTCTCGCTGGTGGAAATAAAGAAGATCTGAGTAGCTTCTCCTGGTGTAATTTTCCCCGGATCAATGCAGATGCGGGTGCAGGCAAAGGCAAAACAGAGCCCCATAACCAGAAATTATTTGTAGTAGATGGGGATTGTTCACTGCTATTCAATAATTGCCAGTTTACGGAGAATAATTTCCTTGAAGAAGATTTTATCTATATTAAATACAGTGATATTGAATTCAGGAATTGTATTTTCAAAAATAATAATTCAGGTCTGCGACTGGAAAATTCCTGGCTGCGGCTTTATAATACCACCATAGCTAATAATGAATTTTTTGACCTTAATCTCTATCGGGTAGATACAATAATTGATAATTGTGCATTTATAGATAACCAGGAATTCAATCTTCTGATCCGTCAGAAACATGCTCTCACAGTAATGAATTCCAATTTCACCAATAACAGTAATACTCAAAAACCTCTGGTTTCCATAAACAGCCTGAAGAAGGCATCATTTACTAATACCCGTTTTACGGATAATAGTGATCTTGCCATAGAGTGTAATAATACTGAGCTCTACCTTCAAAGATGCCAGATCAATAGGCATGCCGGAAATCCTGCCTTATATCTGAATTCTAAAACCGGAAAAAAAGTTACTTCTTTCATTAATTGCAATTTTACCGGTAATCAATCTGAGGATGACAGCATTTGCCAATTAGGCAGTAATATTATTCTGATCCTGATAAATTCCATTTTCATGGATAATTCTGTTGCAGAATTTAATCTCATCAATCCCAGTCAAAATACTACCTTTTATGCTTTTAATTCAGTAATTTCTCAAACTCACTCGATTGTTAATGACCACACAAGAATGAAAACTCAATGGAATAGTATTATAGAGCCTGAAAAAATCTCAGATGTTCATGATTATCGTTTGATTGATCAAGGCTGGCAGAAATATTCCAGTGGGGATGATGTGATCTTTGAATATTCTCCTGCGCAATATATAGGCTCAGCACCAGATATTGGCTATTATGAACAATAATATCTAAGTATTCTAATCCTGTTTCTTCAAAGGCCGTAAGGGTATCGATAAATCCAGGTCACTCTCCGGTGAGTCCGTCCAGAGAGCGGAAAATATCCGGGCTACTTTCTGAAAAGGACTTTTAGGATCTGATCTGTGCTTTTCATAAAACTCAATATCTTCTGCATCAGGTTTCTCATTCCCCTTAAAATGAGCCATAAATGCCCGGGCATAATACGGTGCCACTACCTTCGTCTGCTCCTCAGTCAATCCATTATGGCTGCGCAGGAAAAAGGATTCCAGCTCCAGTAAACCTTTCCAGACCTTCTCACTTGCCCAGGTTCTAAATGGCAAATCTGATCCATAATCAAAGTCTATATCATCAATATAGACTGTTTCAATATCCAGCTCATCAGGCTTAAGATTCAATAATCTCCAGGCAAATGGTACTGAGGTGAGGGCAGCAGTTTCTATATCATAAATAGTGCAATCATCAAACCCGGCACTACTCACATCCTGGGCATGAAGATGCCCTGTAAATACAAAATCCAGCCCTGCTCGTGCAAGCCTCTTCCCCATCTTCTGATAGTCCTTCACCAAAAATGCACCAAAGGTTTTGCCCTGATTTAGAAAATGCTCCACTAGTCCGTGATGCATCACACCTATCATTCTCTCACCATTCTCTACTGCTTCTTTGATCAATCCTTCTGCCCACTGCAGAGTTTCTTCCGGAAGCACACCATCTGGTATGGAGTTTCTCTTGTGAAATCTATATTGATTAGCATCCAGAGTGATTATCTTCAATCCGGGCTTGATCTCCGCACAATAGGAAAGAGTCTTCTCATCTCGCGAAAATGCCTGCTTGAATCCACATTCGTAATATATAGACTCAAATTCCTCTGGTGTGACAGTGTCAATTCGTTCCGGGATGTCTCTAAGAAAATTATAGGCCACGGGGTTATTTATATCATGATTGCCAGGAGTGATATACACTTTGATATTATTGACTTTAAAAATCTTCAGGAATTCTGCCAGTCCTTCATGGGAAAGCTTCTCCCCTTCATTTGATACATCACCGGCCAATATCACAAATTCAATGTCTGAACGTATCATCTGCTTTATTGCCGATTTGATCACAGCTCCACTTTCCAAAGTCAGTTTGGCATCCTGCTTAAGATAATCATGGAATGAAAGGCTATGTTGATTTATCAGAGAAGCCGGAAAATAATGCATATCTGTCATCACTGCAAATCTGGTCTTGTTTTTACCTTTTAGATTTATTTTTCTTACAGATAATGCTGTCATTAGCATTACAACCGAAAAAAGCATTAAAACCACTATCATAATTTTCCCCAGAGCTTTGTTTTTTCCCAGATCTTAGTGAGAACCCCCATAATTTATTTATACCTGAGCCACTTAAAAGCTTCCTTCAAAGAAGGCTTTTTACCATACATTAATATCCCCACCCGATATATGCGTGAGACAAGTTTGAATAGAAAAAATATACTCGCAGCCAGGATAACCATCGATAGATATGCACCTGAAGGCATCACGGGATCGCTTACAGCTATCCGGCAAAACATCACCACCGGTGTGAAGAATGGAAAAAGCGACGCCCAGAAGGCTGCTGGTGTGTCAGGATTTTTGGCAACTGATATCATGATAAAAAATCCTACTATATTCAACATGATGATCGGCATCAGGAATTGCTGTCCTTCTTCTTCGGTATTCACCATCGCTCCCACTGCGGCAAATAGTATGGCAAAGATCGCATAACCCATCAGGAAGAAAAACAGAAAAAAAAGGAGCACAGGAATTGATAACTGCAAATTCTCCATGATGCTCATAAATTGATTATGAGGTAAACCTGCCTTAGTTAGTAATGACGCTCCATAATGTGCTACGGCAAAGAGGAAAGCTCCAAATACAGCTAATTGCGTTACCCCCGTGAAACTGATCCCAATCAGCTTACCCAGCATTAATTCTCCTGGTTTGATTGTTGAGATTATTGTTTCGGTTATCCTCTGGCTTTTCTCTTCGATCACGCTCCTGGTCACGGATTGTCCATAAGTCATGATAAACAGCATCAGAAAATAGGAAAGCAGGTAGGTCATCAGATAATTAGAAGCACTATTCTTACTCACTTCTCCTTTCTCAGTTACCTGAGCACTCACCATATCCACCCAGCCCTGGTTGATTTCATCTCTGATCTCTTCAGCAGGATAGCCTTTCTTAGCCAGACGTAAATTTGCCACCTGACGTGATATTGCCCGGCTGAATGACCTTTGTTCCTCAAAATCTCCCACATTGCGCGCTGCATAATATGCCTTTCGCTCTTCCACAATATTTGCCGGGATCAGCACATAACCATGATATCTCTTATTATTAATATCTGCCTGCAAACCTTTGATCAATTCATCCCTGTTTTCCCTAGTTGTCTTTATTTCTTCAAAT
This Candidatus Stygibacter australis DNA region includes the following protein-coding sequences:
- a CDS encoding HD domain-containing phosphohydrolase, coding for MVKTINNQNEHRTNLKELAMLEKISIMLTQERDFDKLFGYVLDAAIEYSNAEGATIYMVDDDSKQLRFIKVFNSVMNVSLNADQIDWPPIPLFTEEEPNLTNLATLCYHHKCSYNIADVYEQEIFDNSGTLKYDKLNNYRTRSIVAIPMKDHKNSIIGVIQLVNALDDEGEKIAFVEEEIGNLEVLASFSAILMNNQMLIKDIQTSFHQFIFSIAWAIDKKSKHFSGHIARVSELVEMFASEINNYQEGESKFADIEFTPDELEEINIAGLMHDLGKIITPMHILDKGSKLQKITDRIELVLERIDHIRSIVQLESYYAEADRKKELEEIQKKIDHYEKFLVQTDPGRDFISNSDLETLEEIYQFKYLINGKSHYIINDDEYLNLKIRIGTLNPEDIRIIREHVVVTGEMLSQIKFPAYLSNAPLYAKLHHEKLNGDGYPEGLTGDCIPLQARILALSDVFEALTAARPYKKAQKLSETYKILDKMVTANEIDEDLYQFAVEQGIFHRYAQKHLAEDQIDQ
- a CDS encoding tetratricopeptide repeat protein, coding for MIKYVPEYIFEKYETGVYQDRFQGYALFFDIKDFTRITEALTRKGQKGAEVINKILEDAFSPVITAVEAQGGFVTGFAGDAFMAVFDGVTGERILSVYQVIKDSLASAPIIKEVAADFRIDARLSVSFGELQWIILNNEYQNEYFFYGSAIEECNSFADLKQDVIFSEGAVQDIGAEYFTKINNVNVPIDQKFKTLSPEKRKYKYSKKTVNSFLNKFLHNYRAENEIRDISNAFIYLDKIKFEHLNEVIGQIEMLAGRYNAFFNKLDYSDKGLLGILIFGAPRKYEKTLDRMMFFVNELMCISPDIKLGISSGRVYAGYTGTPDCQEYTILGYPPNLASRLMMKAELGETLIDIFSFEQLLNRYNFSDLGRIKMKGFASDLPVYRYDGEKHHLEDSGTSKFCGRRDELTHILNCIKDIECKYLKDQEGFKILYIHGEPGMGKSRLVKEVCSSLNEDEAEWCYLLCDGILRQPYAPIIKFLKEYFQFNPKLSLEDNKNRFNDIWHELSGEDIEMIRIESIVGQLLGYRWQGSIWELLPPSARPLQERKALVTLFMKLAEKRNVIIHLEDGQWIDSETLEFLQALSLEANRGIIILFCCRNSDDGKEIEYKFERAWRDHIRLDPLSDDESTELVLQFLELPELPAKTAALILEKSQGNPLFLEQITLYLMEQDYLDSSGNLTKDVEMVTAFGISDIIGARIDNLTEQIRKLVYFASVLGVEFDIPILSTMISHDLDQEADEVVSNCIWIRLKELHFIFAQILFRDTAYNRLLEEKKKQLNLLAAESYEKIYNKQEMKPYYEIVGLHYERAEIPKGAYAYYAAAFFVAYRDMRLKKALQLAWKSLKIKETVLEADDILIAQSYNCLGLVYHAMGKYHKSLKYTLQALALFEEKDAKFELIIGLLNNAGNAYSLLGEYERALEYHGKSLLIKSIELGEKHFDYAISVMHLGNVYLHMGNNEEALTHYEKSLKILLECEEDYPGKLVMCYGNLGAFYLQNNKFQQALDHLQQALPILEENDSLDMPVAAPLLRQIGNAYSGLEMYEQGLENLYKALDIEERIYGKNHPETATTYDYLGRSYINTPEKEKALEFLNKALKIYREYYGEEHPATAHLYFSIGDCFFKMEDIKSAKENFEQSYALLHKIAPDGELIKEVATYLETIKKKIDGKNNK
- a CDS encoding pentapeptide repeat-containing protein, translated to MQEYYNEKFTEENRPQIRDNIFTCCSFTGLNITESDFSRAEFDECEFKNCNLALIKFTGAKLQQVKFLSTKLLGISFIDCDKLIIEMGFKECLIKECNFSGLEIPGTAFNLSEISNSDFISCKLLKAKFKGVKFEDVNFHSSDLSGSDFREATGYQIDPRSNIITKARFDLPEAISFLSYLGILLDS
- a CDS encoding metallophosphoesterase — its product is MIVVLMLFSVVMLMTALSVRKINLKGKNKTRFAVMTDMHYFPASLINQHSLSFHDYLKQDAKLTLESGAVIKSAIKQMIRSDIEFVILAGDVSNEGEKLSHEGLAEFLKIFKVNNIKVYITPGNHDINNPVAYNFLRDIPERIDTVTPEEFESIYYECGFKQAFSRDEKTLSYCAEIKPGLKIITLDANQYRFHKRNSIPDGVLPEETLQWAEGLIKEAVENGERMIGVMHHGLVEHFLNQGKTFGAFLVKDYQKMGKRLARAGLDFVFTGHLHAQDVSSAGFDDCTIYDIETAALTSVPFAWRLLNLKPDELDIETVYIDDIDFDYGSDLPFRTWASEKVWKGLLELESFFLRSHNGLTEEQTKVVAPYYARAFMAHFKGNEKPDAEDIEFYEKHRSDPKSPFQKVARIFSALWTDSPESDLDLSIPLRPLKKQD
- a CDS encoding ABC transporter permease; translation: MLNKKVMAVIQREYVTRVRTKGFIIGTILFPLIITLIFSGVYLFGKFFQPSTRKYAIIDETGVIFTEFTANLADTLKNGEPKFIFEEIKTTRENRDELIKGLQADINNKRYHGYVLIPANIVEERKAYYAARNVGDFEEQRSFSRAISRQVANLRLAKKGYPAEEIRDEINQGWVDMVSAQVTEKGEVSKNSASNYLMTYLLSYFLMLFIMTYGQSVTRSVIEEKSQRITETIISTIKPGELMLGKLIGISFTGVTQLAVFGAFLFAVAHYGASLLTKAGLPHNQFMSIMENLQLSIPVLLFFLFFFLMGYAIFAILFAAVGAMVNTEEEGQQFLMPIIMLNIVGFFIMISVAKNPDTPAAFWASLFPFFTPVVMFCRIAVSDPVMPSGAYLSMVILAASIFFLFKLVSRIYRVGILMYGKKPSLKEAFKWLRYK